A part of Larkinella insperata genomic DNA contains:
- a CDS encoding NUDIX domain-containing protein encodes MEFTENPWKTLTSTIAYENNWLKIRHEEVVTPSNTPGIYGVVSFKNKAVVVVPIDQEGYTYLVGQYRYPLEEYSWEVPEGGAPIGTDMLESARRELKEETGLEAEKWTMIGRIHTSNSATDEEGFLYVAEDLKQGQHEPEETEQLQIRRVLLADAVQMVMDNQITDALSVCALLKVARLKQI; translated from the coding sequence ATGGAGTTTACCGAAAATCCCTGGAAAACACTTACTTCAACGATTGCTTACGAAAATAATTGGCTGAAAATCAGACACGAGGAAGTCGTAACGCCGTCGAATACGCCCGGAATCTACGGGGTTGTCAGTTTCAAGAACAAGGCCGTTGTGGTGGTGCCCATTGATCAGGAAGGGTACACCTACCTGGTGGGTCAATACCGGTATCCGCTTGAAGAGTATTCCTGGGAAGTTCCGGAAGGAGGAGCGCCCATCGGTACGGACATGCTCGAATCGGCCCGGCGTGAACTCAAGGAAGAAACCGGGCTGGAAGCCGAAAAATGGACAATGATTGGCCGGATTCACACGTCTAATTCGGCGACCGACGAAGAAGGGTTTCTCTACGTGGCCGAAGACCTCAAACAGGGGCAGCACGAACCCGAAGAAACTGAACAATTGCAAATCCGGCGGGTTTTACTGGCAGATGCCGTTCAGATGGTGATGGACAACCAGATAACCGACGCACTCAGTGTCTGCGCCCTGCTGAAAGTGGCGCGGTTGAAACAGATTTGA